GCAAGAGATGCTGACCTTGATCAGAGCCACCAATATCataaaaaaagaatttaattCACCCAcctatttaaaaatatttcgatAGGAACACAAAACTTCATTGTACGAAAAAGGCGATACAATCGGAAAAACTAATCGATTTATCAAAATACTAAACAGAAAAATACCAGTGCTTCGACAAGTCACTCCCCTGCAAACGGTCGCACTAATTGCAGAGAGAAGAGAAAAGCTAACAAATTTTTGTGCCCGAAAATTAACTATTTGAAAGGTAATTAAAAGCAAGCTGCGTTTGCAGAAGTCTCCCTAAGTTGGCATAGGGGCAGTCCACTTGGGGGCTTCTTTTCCGCTGGCCAGTTCTGAGTCATCCCGAAAATCGGGCCCCTTTTGAGACGTGTTCAAGCTGCGATAGGGGTGAATGTGTTGGTATTCTGGTGATTCCGCCCCCAAGAGGTGGTGCGGTGTGAGGGGGATTGCAATCAATAATCGCTGTTCTTGTGCCGGAAACTCTGCGTTCCCTTCTCTAAACTCGATCTCGATTCAAATTTCAGTACGCAGCTAGGAGCAGCAGCCACGATGACTGATTCCAAGTACTTCACCACCACCAAGAAGGGCGAGATCTTCGAGCTCAAGTCGGAGCTGAATAACGACAagaaggagaagaagaagGAGGCGGTGAAGAAGGTGATCGCCAGCATGACCGTGGGCAAAGACGTGTCCGCTCTCTTCCCGGACGTAGTAAACTGCATGCAGACGGACAACCTGGAGCTGAAGAAGCTGGTCTACCTTTATCTGATGAACTACGCCAAATCGCAGCCGGACATGGCCATCATGGCGGTGAATACGTTCGTGAAGGACTGCGAGGACTCCAATCCGCTGATCCGGGCGCTGGCCGTGCGCACCATGGGCTGCATTCGGGTGGACAAGATCACCGAGTACCTGTGCGAGCCGCTGCGCAAGTGCCTAAAGGACGAGGATCCGTATGTGCGCAAAACGGCCGCCGTGTGCGTAGCCAAGCTGTACGACATTTCGGCCACAATGGTGGAGGACCAAGGCTTCCTGGATCAGCTGAAGGATTTGCTATCCGACTCGAATCCCATGGTAGTGGCCAATGCGGTGGCTGCTCTGAGCGAGATTAACGAAGCCAGTCAGTCCGGCCAGCCCCTCGTGGAGATGAACTCGGTCACCATTAATAAGCTGCTGACGGCGCTCAACGAGTGCACCGAGTGGGGCCAGGTCTTTATCCTGGACTCGCTGGCCAACTACAGCCCGAAGGATGAGCGCGAGGCGCAGTCCATCTGCGAGCGAATCACTCCGCGTCTGGCTCACGCCAACGCCGCCGTCGTTCTGAGCGCCGTCAAGGTGCTGATGAAGTTGCTCGAGATGTTGTCCAGCGACAGCGACTTTTGCGCCACACTCACCAAGAAGCTGGCTCCGCCATTGGTCACGTTGCTCTCCTCAGAGCCGGAGGTGCAGTATGTGGCCCTGCGCAACATCAATCTGATTGTCCAGAAGCGACCAGACATTCTCAAGCACGAAATGAAGGTGTTCTTCGTGAAATACAACGATCCCATCTACGTGAAACTGGAGAAGCTAGACATCATGATCCGCCTGGCCAACCAGAGCAATATCGCCCAGGTGCTTAGCGAGCTGAAGGAGTACGCCACCGAGGTGGACGTGGACTTTGTGCGCAAGGCAGTCCGCGCCATCGGGCGATGCGCCATTAAGGTGGAGCCTTCTGCCGAACGCTGCGTGTCCACGCTGCTTGATCTTATCCAGACCAAGGTCAACTACGTGGTGCAGGAGGCCATTGTGGTCATCAAGGACATCTTCCGCAAGTACCCCAACAAGTACGAGAGCATTATCAGCACGCTGTGCGAGAACCTGGACACTCTGGACGAGCCGGAGGCACGCGCATCGATGGTTTGGATCATTGGCGAGTACGCAGAGCGCATTGACAACGCTGACGAGCTGCTTGACAGCTTCCTTGAAGGATTCCAGGTAAGTTTTTCTCTGGATTTGCCAACATTATCAGGTCTTTGAATTGCTATTTTCTCTTTCGCCAGGATGAAAATGCACAggtgcagttgcagctgctgaCGGCCGTGGTTAAGTTGTTCCTCAAGCGCCCGTCGGACACCCAGGAGCTGGTGCAGCACGTACTATCATTGGCTACCCAGGATTCGGACAACCCCGATCTGCGTGACCGTGGCTTTATCTACTGGCGTCTCCTGTCCACGGACCCGGCCGCCGCCAAGGAGGTGGTGCTGGCCGACAAGCCACTTATCTCAGAGGAGACCGACCTTTTGGAGCCGACGCTGCTGGACGAGCTCATCTGCCACATTAGCTCGCTGGCCAGCGTCTATCATAAGCCTCCCACCGCGTTTGTGGAGGGTCGCGGAGCAGGTGTGCGCAAGTCGCTGCCCAACCGAGCAACTGGATCTGCGTCTGGTGCAGAGCAAGCAGAAAACGCAGCCGGCTCAGAGGCAATGGTCATTCCCAACCAGGAGTCGCTCATTGGCGATCTGCTCTCCATGGATATCAACGCACCCGCCATGCCATCTGCTCCGGCAGCCACCAGCAATGTGGACCTTCTGGGCGGCGGTCTTGACATACTCCTCGGTGGCCCGCCAGCAGAGGCGGCTCCCGGCGGTGCCACCAGCCTGCTAGGCGACATTTTCGGACTGGGCGGAGCAACGCTATCGGTGGGTGTTCAGATTCCCAAGGTCACATGGCTGCCGGCGGAGAAGGGCAAGGGACTCGAAATACAAGGAACGTTCTCACGCCGCAACGGCGAAGTGTTCATGGACATGACTCTGACCAACAAAGCCATGCAGCCGATGACTAACTTCGCCATCCAACTGAACAAGAACAGCTTCGGCCTGGTGCCCGCGTCGCCCATGCAGGCTGCTCCCCTTCCACCCAACCAGTCGATCGAGGTCAGCATGGCCTTGGGCACCAACGGACCCATTCAGCGCATGGAGCCGCTCAACAACTTGCAGGTGGCCGTGAAGAACAACATCGACATCTTCTACTTCGCGTGCCTGGTGCACGGCAACGTGCTGTTCGCCGAGGATGGGCAGTTGGACAAGCGCGTGTTCCTCAACACCTGGAAGGAGATCCCCGCCGCCAACGAACTGCAGTACAGCCTGAGCGGTGTCATTGGCACCACCGACGGCATCGCCTCCAAGATGACCACCAACAACATCTTCACCATTGCCAAGCGTAACGTCGAGGGCCAGGACATGCTCTACCAGTCACTCAAGCTGACCAACAACATTTGGGTGCTGCTGGAGCTGAAGCTGCAGCCGGGCAACCCGGAAGCCACTCTCAGCCTCAAATCGCGCTCCGTGGAGGTGGCCAACATAATCTTCGCCGCCTACGAGGCCATCATCCGTTCGCCATAAGCGTTCCATGGCGCACATCGGATGGCG
The Drosophila mauritiana strain mau12 chromosome X, ASM438214v1, whole genome shotgun sequence DNA segment above includes these coding regions:
- the LOC117147340 gene encoding AP-1 complex subunit beta-1, with amino-acid sequence MTDSKYFTTTKKGEIFELKSELNNDKKEKKKEAVKKVIASMTVGKDVSALFPDVVNCMQTDNLELKKLVYLYLMNYAKSQPDMAIMAVNTFVKDCEDSNPLIRALAVRTMGCIRVDKITEYLCEPLRKCLKDEDPYVRKTAAVCVAKLYDISATMVEDQGFLDQLKDLLSDSNPMVVANAVAALSEINEASQSGQPLVEMNSVTINKLLTALNECTEWGQVFILDSLANYSPKDEREAQSICERITPRLAHANAAVVLSAVKVLMKLLEMLSSDSDFCATLTKKLAPPLVTLLSSEPEVQYVALRNINLIVQKRPDILKHEMKVFFVKYNDPIYVKLEKLDIMIRLANQSNIAQVLSELKEYATEVDVDFVRKAVRAIGRCAIKVEPSAERCVSTLLDLIQTKVNYVVQEAIVVIKDIFRKYPNKYESIISTLCENLDTLDEPEARASMVWIIGEYAERIDNADELLDSFLEGFQDENAQVQLQLLTAVVKLFLKRPSDTQELVQHVLSLATQDSDNPDLRDRGFIYWRLLSTDPAAAKEVVLADKPLISEETDLLEPTLLDELICHISSLASVYHKPPTAFVEGRGAGVRKSLPNRATGSASGAEQAENAAGSEAMVIPNQESLIGDLLSMDINAPAMPSAPAATSNVDLLGGGLDILLGGPPAEAAPGGATSLLGDIFGLGGATLSVGVQIPKVTWLPAEKGKGLEIQGTFSRRNGEVFMDMTLTNKAMQPMTNFAIQLNKNSFGLVPASPMQAAPLPPNQSIEVSMALGTNGPIQRMEPLNNLQVAVKNNIDIFYFACLVHGNVLFAEDGQLDKRVFLNTWKEIPAANELQYSLSGVIGTTDGIASKMTTNNIFTIAKRNVEGQDMLYQSLKLTNNIWVLLELKLQPGNPEATLSLKSRSVEVANIIFAAYEAIIRSP